Proteins from a genomic interval of Rhodothermales bacterium:
- a CDS encoding T9SS type A sorting domain-containing protein, which translates to MHYRKLSLFVLAVVLGLIAVPAQAQSTGTCEAAIGEAFLDINNVRARILNNGNLFWRGSPHVYNVPKGGPSNAIFASGIWMGGLVNGQLRLAGSTYGPYEFWAGPLNDDGTPPASCDPYDRVWKVSKEDVVNYDGTGVATPDLQDWPTGLGAPTLDANGDLIDLVDQPLASRVDRKVNLGAGERPAILGDQMLWWIMNDRGNVHTRTDTPPMGVEAHVSAFAFNTAGAIGNTTFYKYRIFYKGSVPLEQTYMGIFSDPDLGNFDDDYVGCDTTLGMGFVYNADNDDEGGEGYGDAPPAAGYDFFQGPLVTDDGIDNDEDGEVDEEGERLKMTAFGFYNNGGGVIGDPGNGADMYNYMRGRWKDGQRFTFGGNGRDFSNIPTSFQFPGNPPEFWSEFNSDGQGTAIAPADRRFIMATGPFTIRPNDEQEIVFGIVTSFGDDNIDSVDKMKADDLLAQAVFDINFELPSPPAAPRVTTTAKDGSILIEWGYRPTDNNYLDAYNVIDPLLSEDVTDNDYNFEGYNVYQYASRADQTGKLLATYDKVNGIKRVIEGNEITFVTAEGNDTGVLHYHEVGGLTNYQTYYFGVQAYAYNATSGQKVYAGPINRFSVVPSRSDIVTTSEAEAFAAVAAANIAAGTASIEGAVAEGNIGNGGAGLNVINPAMVTGLDYSVEFFAVEVEDDGHKAGKRDDDETAQFVRDSAQKSAAKMVTTYDVNRSDGTKVFDGALAVAQTGKGAPEGIDVVQFDGLSLNIAGAPNGFLDFLIVANANGPLATPQGAAADWEGFPIPSRPDGDSQATTDGQWMIATGMSGGCLGGDCGPLASFIDRSVTQRGGWDVIVPYDWEIRFTYEADNYAWSPWSTGGPFVNVPYELWRTGIATPDDPSDDLRFTSFFFDLEDNARFTLFDDDHATSGALNDPYTDWIYWYAPNDETPGEGGYQAWVASALAGGDPGDVGTHTFGRMVFMDWNGGTTAYVDGGGSTPFPGVDALPEAGSVFRINTTKPNQPGDTFALSTAGLGARAQTTDEAIAGLEEIGITPNPYKGASAYEVSQLVDQVRFTNMPPQATIRVFSLNGTLITTLEKNSSDKFFPWDLTTEEGLPIASGMYIIHIDVPNLGEKVIKFGVVKKRVQLNAF; encoded by the coding sequence ATGCACTACAGAAAACTTTCTCTCTTCGTTCTTGCCGTTGTGCTCGGCCTGATCGCGGTTCCCGCGCAGGCTCAGAGCACCGGTACGTGCGAGGCGGCGATTGGCGAGGCCTTCCTCGACATCAACAACGTCCGCGCGCGTATTCTGAACAACGGTAACCTGTTCTGGCGTGGTTCGCCCCACGTCTACAACGTTCCGAAGGGCGGTCCTTCCAACGCGATCTTTGCATCGGGTATCTGGATGGGCGGCCTCGTTAATGGTCAGCTCCGCCTCGCAGGCTCCACCTACGGGCCGTACGAGTTCTGGGCAGGCCCCCTCAATGACGACGGCACTCCGCCGGCCTCCTGTGATCCGTACGATCGCGTCTGGAAGGTCTCCAAGGAAGACGTGGTCAACTACGACGGTACCGGCGTCGCCACCCCTGACCTTCAGGACTGGCCCACCGGTCTCGGCGCTCCGACGCTTGACGCCAACGGCGATCTGATCGACCTCGTCGACCAGCCCCTGGCCTCCCGCGTGGATCGCAAGGTCAACCTCGGCGCCGGCGAGCGCCCGGCCATTCTTGGCGACCAGATGCTCTGGTGGATCATGAATGACCGCGGCAACGTGCACACGCGTACCGATACGCCCCCGATGGGCGTTGAGGCACATGTGTCAGCGTTTGCCTTCAACACGGCTGGTGCCATTGGCAACACCACCTTCTACAAGTACCGCATCTTCTACAAGGGCTCGGTGCCGCTGGAGCAGACCTACATGGGCATCTTCTCCGACCCGGACCTTGGTAACTTCGACGACGACTACGTCGGTTGTGACACGACGCTCGGTATGGGCTTCGTCTACAACGCAGACAACGACGACGAAGGCGGTGAAGGCTACGGTGACGCGCCTCCGGCTGCCGGCTACGACTTCTTCCAGGGCCCGCTCGTAACCGATGACGGCATCGACAACGACGAGGACGGCGAAGTTGACGAGGAAGGCGAACGTCTGAAAATGACGGCCTTTGGCTTCTACAACAACGGCGGTGGTGTGATCGGTGACCCGGGTAACGGCGCCGACATGTATAACTACATGCGCGGTCGTTGGAAAGATGGTCAGCGCTTCACCTTTGGTGGCAACGGTCGCGACTTCTCGAACATCCCGACCTCCTTCCAATTCCCGGGCAACCCGCCCGAGTTCTGGAGCGAGTTCAACTCGGATGGCCAGGGAACCGCTATCGCCCCGGCCGACCGTCGTTTCATCATGGCGACCGGTCCGTTCACCATCCGTCCGAATGACGAGCAGGAGATCGTATTCGGTATCGTTACCTCCTTCGGTGACGACAACATCGATTCGGTCGACAAGATGAAGGCAGACGACCTGCTCGCGCAGGCCGTGTTCGACATCAACTTCGAACTGCCCTCACCTCCGGCCGCACCGCGCGTGACGACCACGGCCAAGGATGGCTCCATCCTGATTGAGTGGGGCTACCGCCCGACCGACAACAACTACCTCGACGCGTACAACGTGATCGACCCGCTCCTCTCCGAGGACGTGACCGACAACGACTACAACTTCGAGGGTTACAATGTCTACCAGTACGCCTCGCGTGCTGACCAGACGGGCAAGCTGCTCGCCACCTATGACAAGGTGAACGGCATCAAGCGTGTGATCGAGGGTAACGAGATCACGTTCGTCACAGCTGAAGGCAACGACACCGGCGTGTTGCACTACCACGAGGTGGGCGGTCTGACCAACTACCAGACCTACTACTTCGGCGTGCAGGCCTACGCCTACAATGCGACCTCCGGTCAGAAGGTGTACGCCGGCCCGATCAACCGTTTCTCGGTTGTGCCGAGCCGCTCGGACATCGTGACCACCAGTGAGGCGGAAGCCTTCGCTGCGGTCGCGGCTGCCAACATTGCCGCCGGTACCGCTTCCATCGAGGGCGCTGTAGCCGAGGGAAATATTGGTAACGGCGGTGCTGGACTGAACGTTATCAACCCCGCTATGGTGACGGGTCTCGACTACTCGGTCGAGTTCTTCGCCGTCGAGGTCGAGGACGACGGTCACAAGGCCGGCAAGCGTGACGACGACGAGACCGCACAGTTCGTGCGCGACTCGGCTCAGAAGTCCGCAGCCAAGATGGTCACCACCTATGACGTCAACCGCTCGGACGGCACGAAAGTGTTTGACGGTGCGCTGGCCGTTGCCCAGACGGGCAAAGGTGCTCCGGAAGGCATCGACGTGGTTCAGTTCGACGGTCTCTCGCTCAACATCGCGGGCGCCCCGAACGGCTTCCTGGACTTCCTGATCGTGGCCAATGCCAACGGTCCGCTTGCTACGCCTCAGGGCGCCGCAGCTGACTGGGAAGGCTTCCCGATCCCGAGCCGCCCGGATGGCGACTCCCAGGCTACCACTGACGGCCAGTGGATGATTGCTACCGGCATGTCCGGCGGCTGTCTTGGTGGCGACTGTGGTCCCCTCGCATCGTTCATCGACCGTTCGGTGACGCAGCGTGGCGGCTGGGACGTGATCGTGCCTTACGACTGGGAGATCCGCTTCACTTACGAAGCTGACAACTATGCCTGGTCACCCTGGTCCACTGGCGGCCCGTTCGTGAACGTGCCTTACGAACTGTGGCGCACTGGCATTGCCACTCCGGATGATCCGAGTGACGACCTTCGCTTCACGTCGTTCTTCTTCGACCTGGAAGACAACGCACGGTTTACGCTGTTTGACGACGACCACGCTACGTCGGGTGCGCTCAACGACCCGTACACGGACTGGATCTACTGGTACGCTCCGAATGACGAGACGCCCGGTGAGGGTGGCTACCAGGCCTGGGTGGCTTCTGCATTGGCAGGTGGCGATCCTGGTGACGTAGGCACGCACACGTTCGGCCGCATGGTCTTCATGGACTGGAACGGTGGCACCACCGCCTATGTGGATGGCGGCGGCTCTACGCCGTTCCCGGGTGTGGATGCACTGCCTGAGGCAGGCTCGGTGTTCCGGATCAATACCACCAAGCCGAACCAGCCGGGCGACACGTTTGCGTTGTCGACTGCCGGACTCGGCGCTCGCGCCCAGACCACGGATGAAGCGATTGCAGGTCTCGAAGAGATCGGCATCACGCCGAACCCGTACAAAGGTGCTTCCGCGTACGAAGTGAGCCAGCTGGTTGACCAGGTCCGCTTCACCAACATGCCCCCGCAGGCTACCATTCGGGTGTTCAGCCTGAACGGTACCCTCATCACCACCCTCGAGAAGAACAGCTCCGACAAGTTTTTCCCCTGGGATCTGACGACTGAAGAAGGTCTGCCCATCGCCTCGGGCATGTACATCATTCACATTGATGTACCCAACCTTGGCGAGAAGGTGATCAAATTCGGTGTCGTCAAGAAGCGTGTGCAGCTCAACGCTTTCTAA
- a CDS encoding PorV/PorQ family protein, translating into MKRNILLGLVIVSMLGLSAMDAYAGDKKRRGTAGASQLLIPVTARNASLGSSATSGLNDLMGLEAIYSNPAGLVNTQGTGAIFSRMEYVADIGVNYFGVAQNFGQSSLAFTVTSWDFGAIPKQTETSPEVSSVTYDASFVTAGLTYARQFTDRIAAGATLKVVTESIDDVSGSAVAVDAGMTYVVGESGLRLGVSLKNIGTELSYSGVGLTRQTRIPGQAPDATNNALVIESEGVELPSLLNFGVAYTREMGAGALVTVLGNFRSNSFDQDQYSGGIEVNLFEMLDLRGGFEVIPDQDLSMFTGANFGAGLNVEFGGTMLHLDYAYRATDFFDNVQMFTLGVDL; encoded by the coding sequence ATGAAACGCAACATTCTGCTTGGGCTCGTGATCGTGTCCATGCTGGGGCTTTCCGCGATGGATGCGTACGCCGGCGACAAAAAGCGCCGCGGTACCGCCGGAGCGTCGCAGCTGCTGATCCCAGTGACTGCGCGCAACGCCTCGCTGGGGTCGTCGGCCACGAGCGGTCTCAATGACCTGATGGGTCTGGAGGCTATTTATTCCAACCCCGCCGGCCTGGTTAACACCCAGGGCACGGGCGCCATCTTCAGCCGGATGGAGTACGTCGCCGACATCGGCGTCAACTACTTCGGCGTGGCGCAGAACTTCGGTCAGAGCTCTCTGGCCTTCACCGTGACCTCCTGGGACTTCGGAGCCATTCCGAAGCAGACCGAAACGTCGCCTGAAGTCTCTTCAGTGACCTACGACGCTTCGTTCGTGACGGCTGGTCTCACCTACGCCCGCCAGTTCACCGACCGTATTGCGGCCGGTGCTACACTGAAGGTCGTCACCGAGTCCATCGACGATGTCTCCGGCTCTGCCGTAGCCGTTGATGCCGGTATGACCTACGTGGTTGGCGAGTCTGGCCTGCGCCTCGGCGTGAGCCTGAAGAACATCGGCACCGAGCTGTCCTACAGCGGTGTTGGTCTGACCCGTCAGACCCGCATCCCGGGACAGGCTCCGGACGCTACCAACAACGCGCTCGTGATCGAGAGCGAAGGCGTGGAGCTTCCGTCGCTGCTGAACTTCGGTGTGGCCTACACACGGGAGATGGGCGCTGGCGCGCTCGTAACCGTGCTGGGCAACTTCCGCTCGAACTCGTTCGACCAGGACCAGTACTCGGGTGGCATCGAAGTCAATCTCTTCGAGATGCTCGACCTGCGTGGCGGCTTCGAGGTGATTCCGGATCAGGATCTGTCCATGTTCACCGGCGCCAACTTCGGTGCCGGTCTGAACGTGGAGTTCGGTGGAACCATGCTCCACCTGGACTACGCCTACCGGGCCACGGACTTCTTTGACAACGTCCAGATGTTCACGCTCGGAGTCGACCTGTAG